The Helicobacter sp. 11S03491-1 sequence ATAAACAAAATGGGTGGCTTTATGATGAGAGATTTTCAATTCCTTAAGCTTCTCTTCAAACAATTCATAAGGAATCAAAAACCCCAAAAATTTTGAACCCTTCAGTTGAAATTCAGAACAAACAAGAGTCTTTAATGTATTCATTGAAGATATATCTGCATTTTACCATTATCCAGGACCATTGAAGTTTTATTTTTGGTAACTTGAAATAACCCGTTAAAATTCCTCATAAATCTGAATTCAAAACTCATCAACTCATCAGGAGTACATAGTTTCCTTGTCATTCCTGTGTTGCCCACTTCAAGTTGTTGGCTATCTCTCCATGCATAACTCGCAAAATAATTATTACACCCTGCAATCCCATAAATACGATGTTGTGATTGATCAAAAATCATTGTAGAGATCTCATTGATGTCCAAAAACTGCTTTTGGTTATCTTTGGGATCAGATTGTTTTTGAACTTCTTCAGCAGAATCAGGGAGGGCAGTATTTGTTTCCGGTAGCAAGGGCTGTATGGTTTGGGTATCTGTCATGGCTTGTATTGCATCTTGTTGGGCTTGTTGGGGATCTTCTTCTTTAGACTCTGTATTTTTCATGGCTTCTGCCTTTAAAGACTGAGGGGAGAGATACTCTTTACCATCTACTACAATTTTCTCTATCTGCCAATGGGTGCGATCAATCTTACCCTCAAACATATTCCATACTGAACAACCACTCAAAAATACAATTGCTATTGCTAATCCAACAAACCTCATTTGCTCTTAAACTCCTCAATCTATAATGACTTTTGCTAGCAAAAATAATACCTAAACCTTGATAACAAATCAAAACCCACTTAAAATCTCATTCTATATTTAAGTCAAATAGATTTTA is a genomic window containing:
- a CDS encoding META domain-containing protein, with the translated sequence MRFVGLAIAIVFLSGCSVWNMFEGKIDRTHWQIEKIVVDGKEYLSPQSLKAEAMKNTESKEEDPQQAQQDAIQAMTDTQTIQPLLPETNTALPDSAEEVQKQSDPKDNQKQFLDINEISTMIFDQSQHRIYGIAGCNNYFASYAWRDSQQLEVGNTGMTRKLCTPDELMSFEFRFMRNFNGLFQVTKNKTSMVLDNGKMQIYLQ